The sequence TTGCAAGGAGAGCCCTATGAAAAGCATCTAAATCTCTGAAACCCAACCCTCCATCAGCTTTTGACATTCATATTCTTGCCCAACTCCTCCATTGGATTCTATTGTCTCTCTGCTTGAATCCCCACCAGAACTTTGCCATTTGTGATGCTAACTCTTGACATAGCTTCATAGGCAATTTAAAAACACTCATGTAATACGTGGGAATAGCTTAGATGACTGCCTTTAAAAGAACTTCATTCCCTGAGGGTGACAAAACTAGTTTTTCCAGTTACTCAACTTTTTCCATACTCTATCTTTGATATTGCTGAAAGATTGATATTTAGATCTCCCAACCATAATTGGCAACcctaaatatttttcacaattgcTTTGCACTCTAGCCCCACAATCTTTCACAATATCTGCTCTCACCTCTGAAGCAACAGTAGGACTAAAAAGAATAGTTGTCTTATGCTTATTCAAGCTACCCAGATGCCTTCTCATACACCTCCAATATCCCACTGATTTTCTTCCATTCACTTCATGAAGCTTTCCCAAAAATTAAACAATCATCAGCAAATAGGAGATGAGTCAATTTCATCCCCCCTCGAGCCACTGACACCCCTTTAATCTCACCTCTCCCCTTAGCCTGTTCAAGCAATACACTTAACCCCTCTACACAAATCAGAAAAAGATAAGGAGATAATAGATCTCCTTGTCTTAATCCTCTAGTTGGATTAATAGAATCTCCTGGCTTTCCATTTACAAGAACAACATATGAAATTGATGAAATGCATCTCATAATCAACCCAATCCACCTAGCTCCAAATCCCAGTTTTTTCATGACAGCCTTCAAATACCcccattccaccctatcatagACCTTTGAGATGTCAAGTTTTACTGCCATGCTCTCAACTCTTCCTTTTTGTCCACACTTCATCGAATGCAACATCTCATATGCTGCAATTACATTATCAGAGATCAACCTCCCAAGAATAAATGCACTCTGGCATTTTGAAATAACATTATCCAACACCCTTTTCAGTCTATCTGCTAAAGTctttgcaatgattttataaacaACATTGCAAAGACTTATAGGCCTATATTCATTCACACTTTTTGGCTCACTTACTTTAGGAATCAGAGCTATAACGGTTTTGTTAATGGCATCAAGCAAATTACCACCATTCAAAAAACCCAACACTGCTTTACACACATCATCCCCTACTACATGCCAGAAAGATTGGAAGAAACATGTTCCATAACCATCAGGTCCCGGGGCCTTCAAAGCACCCATCATTCTCAAAGCCTCCTCTACCTCTTCCTTTTGAAATTCTTTCTCTAGAAACTCATTCATAGACACGGTTACCCTTGGCTCCACAGCCTCAATACACTCCTGAATAGCTTGAGAAGAAGGATTGGCACTAGtgtagataaaagaaaaatgatctaTGAAAGCAACAACAACATCTTCCTCATTTTCCCTTAAAACTTCTTGACCATCTCTAATAGACACAATCAtattcctcctcttcctctgaTTTGCACATTCATGAAAGTATCTAGTATTTTTATCCCCCAAGTTGTACCAACTTCTCTTTGTACACTGCTTCCACTTCACACCTTCTTGCTCCAATAACACCCCAACTGTTTCTTGGAAAGCCTTCAACTCCTCCATATTTTCCTGACATAAACTTTCTTGAATTTTCTTAATCCTGCATGATATCTGTTcaatctccctccctctctccttatCTCTTCCTTTAAAGAATGAAAACAAGGAACCACTGCAAAACTTGAGTCTAGACTGAACTCTTTGAAAAGGTTCTGCAATAGACTGCCCCTTCACCCATCATCTTCTAATTACATCTTCACATTCCTCCTGCTTAATCCAGCAAGCTTCAAAtctgaaaggaaaatgctttcTCATCCTGCTTTGCTCACCTTCATCCATAGATAATAGTATGAGCAAATGATCTGAACATTTTCCACTCAAAGCCTCTACTCTCATTTCTTTAAATAGAGACCTGCAATTGTCATTCACCACAAACCTATCCAACCCTTCTTTTGTAAAAGACTGATCAGAATGCTTATTAGACCAAGTAAATCCATTGCCAGCATAGCCAAGGTCCCTTAGTCCACAATCCTCCAACACCTCTCTCAACAAATTTATTTGACTCTCTACCCTTCTCTTACCCCCATCTTTTCCTCATGccacaatattttattaaggccttgtttgttttcagaaaagatctcatctcatctcacctcatcattacaactttctcaaatccctatacaaaataaaataaacaattcaactttttcaaatctcaaaacaaaaataatattaaaaaatatattctaacaatattctattcaactttttaactttaatctcatctcatctcatatctgaaaacAAACCAGCCCTAAAGTCTCCTGCTACACACCAAGTAGCATCATTAGAAGGCTTTAACTTCCTTAATAAATCCCAAGAAAGATATCTCCTACCTGTCTCAAGAATACCATAAAAACCAATAAAAGTCCAATGTTTTTCCCTTTTATCCCCTCTAACAAGAACACTAATATGCCAATTCGAATAACTGATCACCTCCACTCCACTATCCTCTCTCCAAAACATCACAAGACCTCATTTCCTCCCAATAGAATCCACAACCAGGCAACCCTCCATACCTAGTCTTTTATGTAGTCCTACAATTTTATGAGATCTAGTATTTGTTtcacaaacaaaaaccaaagtAGGCCTCTTCTCCTTAACCATATGGCCAAGGTTTTGAACTGTACAAGAGTTGCCAaaccctcggcagttccaacatAAGATTAACATAATGCTAGGTGGTGCTGCTCAATAGCCACCACCCCTAGCCTGTCCTCATCACAGACCAAAAAATCATTACCTCTCATCCTCTTCCCATCCATCATCAATTCACATTCATCCTCCTCAGGTTCATAGTTTCTTTTCAAAGCAGAAAGAGAGCTAGAAAGCTTACCTACCTCAAGCTTAGCTTGagcccttctcttccatctcGAGGATCTCTTGCTTTCTTGAACTTCTTCCTCTATATTAGGACTTTTTCTTTCCAACTACACCTTGCTTTCATACCCAACCTTTTGACCATCATTCTCACATTCATAGACATTTGGCCTTTCCTTGATCACCACCTGCAATTTAACTGTAGATTGTATCTCCAGACCACCATTCAATTCGTCCCCTTCATTTACTACCTCATTTTCCATTCCACCCCCTTTTAACTCCTCTCCCTTATCCACATTATCACAATTAGTTCCtgacttttccttcttttcttcattAAACTCGCTTCCTCTTTTATTCATGCCCTTAGCATTGCCTTTCCTAGTTTGAGGAATAACTCTTAGCCAAGCACCATACTAACTAGAATTCCCCTCCCTTTCCTTACATCCATCCTTCTCATGAATAATCCTTCCACAATTAAAGCAAATCCTAGGCAATTTCTCATACTGAAATGGCACCCAGCTAGATCTTCCCTCCACAACAATGGTTCTTCCACGAGCTAAAGGCCTTCTTAAATCACAGTCCACCTTCACTCTCAAACACCTCCCCCAAGCCACACCATCCTCTTGTACATCTACCTCCATAACCTCCCCCACAGATCTTCCAATTACCTCCCccattttcttattcatataaCTCAGAGGTAAATTCAGCATCTGCATCCACAGACAAGCATGATCGAAATCAAACTGACTAGGCTGCGATTCCCCATCAAAATCCTTGAGAACAAACAAATGGTTATCAAACAACCATGGACAACCATCAAGAACTCTCACTTTATCTCTTCGATtgacaaaagaaataacaaaacaaTTACTCCCAATATCATGAAATTCTAACGGTTTACCAACCTTCCACATCTTTTCCATCATCGATCTGACAATATCCCTTCCAATCTTTCGATCCGAAATCACCTTCCCAACCAAACTTCTTTCGCCCTTCAATTTTGTCAACCCTACCACATCCTGTTGAATTTCAATCGAACTCTCCTCCTCATCATTCAACTTCAACCTTCTCCACACATCCTCCATTTCCTCCATCGCACTCCTCTGCTCACCACGTAAGCAAAGAGATCCTCTCATCCTCCCTTCCTCAGTTGAGGAAGATGACTAACGACTTCACCTCTGTCACTttccaaaaaaggaaaacggtTGAGAGAATActctaataatttaatatatagttgAGAGAGATTAGAAGGGGCCAAATACTGACTTTTATGTAGTCTATGATCTTATATAAATgtcttttaaaataatgatatttgaaTACTTTTATATCACTTAC comes from Juglans microcarpa x Juglans regia isolate MS1-56 chromosome 8S, Jm3101_v1.0, whole genome shotgun sequence and encodes:
- the LOC121244232 gene encoding uncharacterized protein At4g02000-like; the encoded protein is MEEMEDVWRRLKLNDEEESSIEIQQDVVGLTKLKGERSLVGKVISDRKIGRDIVRSMMEKMWKVGKPLEFHDIGSNCFVISFVNRRDKVRVLDGCPWLFDNHLFVLKDFDGESQPSQFDFDHACLWMQMLNLPLSYMNKKMGEVIGRSVGEVMEVDVQEDGVAWGRCLRVKVDCDLRRPLARGRTIVVEGRSSWVPFQYEKLPRICFNCGRIIHEKDGCKEREGNSS